The following are encoded together in the Cyanobacterium aponinum PCC 10605 genome:
- a CDS encoding M16 family metallopeptidase: MIKKLGKIWQWLGFTFITIAIVITTHHVAFADVTPSTYRDLQFPPLAEIKLPEYERYQLDNGMVIYLIEDHRLPLISGNAVIRTGSRFDPPSQVGLAELTGSLIRLGGTANYSPEQLNSILEQKAAAIESSIDETMGSVSFSSLSYDLDTIFPLFAEVIQSPAFDSQQLEVLKTQAKGAIARRNDDPGNIASREFKKLVYGENNPYARTIEYNTLDNIQQSDIKNFHSKYVRPEGIILGIVGDFDSSQIKEKIAQYFGNWQGNSQVKPTFDTITSKQEKSKGIFIADQPQLTQSNILLGHLAGKLNDPNYPTLSVMNGVLNGFGGRLHNEIRSRQGLAYSVYGIWQGAYDYPGLFVAGGQTKTDTTTQFIKTMKEEIEKLRTQPITEAELNYAKDSILNSFVFKFQNPSQTLSRMMTYEYYDYPQNFIFDYQQGVKNTQIDDVLNVAQEYLHPDKIVTLVVGNEEEIKQELQTLGQNIKQIEIE; the protein is encoded by the coding sequence ATGATCAAAAAATTAGGCAAAATATGGCAATGGTTGGGATTCACTTTTATAACCATCGCTATTGTCATTACTACCCATCATGTTGCTTTTGCGGATGTTACTCCCTCTACTTATCGGGATTTACAATTTCCCCCTCTAGCGGAAATTAAGTTGCCTGAATATGAACGTTATCAATTGGATAATGGTATGGTAATCTATCTGATAGAGGATCATCGTTTACCCTTAATCAGTGGTAATGCTGTGATTCGCACAGGGTCAAGGTTTGATCCCCCTTCTCAAGTCGGTTTAGCTGAATTAACGGGGAGTTTAATTCGTTTAGGTGGTACGGCTAATTATTCTCCAGAGCAATTAAATTCTATTTTAGAGCAAAAAGCGGCTGCGATCGAATCTTCTATTGATGAAACGATGGGTAGTGTTAGTTTTTCCTCTCTCAGTTACGATTTAGACACTATTTTTCCTCTTTTTGCCGAAGTAATACAATCTCCAGCCTTCGACTCTCAACAGCTAGAAGTATTGAAAACTCAAGCAAAAGGTGCGATCGCACGTCGTAATGATGACCCCGGAAACATAGCCAGTAGGGAATTCAAAAAACTTGTTTATGGAGAAAATAACCCCTATGCAAGAACAATTGAGTATAATACCCTAGACAATATACAACAATCAGACATTAAAAATTTTCATAGTAAATATGTTCGTCCAGAGGGAATTATTTTGGGTATAGTCGGAGACTTTGATTCTTCCCAAATAAAAGAAAAGATTGCTCAATACTTTGGTAACTGGCAAGGAAATTCACAGGTAAAACCAACATTTGACACAATCACTTCAAAACAAGAAAAGAGCAAAGGAATATTTATTGCTGATCAACCACAACTAACTCAAAGTAATATTTTACTCGGTCATTTAGCTGGTAAATTAAATGATCCTAATTATCCTACCCTTAGCGTCATGAATGGGGTTTTAAATGGCTTTGGAGGCAGACTACATAATGAAATCAGATCTCGCCAAGGATTAGCTTATTCTGTCTATGGTATTTGGCAAGGTGCTTATGACTACCCCGGTTTATTTGTAGCAGGAGGCCAAACAAAAACTGATACAACAACTCAATTCATCAAAACGATGAAAGAAGAAATCGAGAAATTACGCACTCAACCCATTACAGAAGCGGAATTAAACTATGCCAAAGACTCTATACTTAACTCTTTTGTCTTTAAATTTCAGAATCCTAGTCAAACCCTATCTCGAATGATGACTTATGAATATTATGATTACCCCCAAAACTTTATATTTGACTATCAACAAGGGGTAAAAAATACTCAAATAGATGATGTTTTGAACGTTGCTCAAGAATATTTACACCCAGACAAAATTGTGACTTTAGTGGTAGGAAATGAAGAAGAAATAAAGCAAGAGTTACAAACTTTAGGACAAAATATCAAACAGATAGAAATTGAATAG